The sequence below is a genomic window from Thermoproteota archaeon.
CATCCACAATGTCAATTTGTTCATCTACAGCAGAGATGTCAGGGTAGCATTTTTTATTTAGAATTTCTTTAGCAGTTGGGTTTATTGGAGTAATGTTATAGCCATTATTCATAAGGTATTTTGGAACATAGTGAGCCGCCTTTGCAGAATTTTTTGACATCCCCACAACAGCGACATTCTTCATAGATAGAATATTTCTAATCTCTTCATCAGAGTGTTGATCTTGCTCCATGTACAGTTTTATCAAAGGAGGGTAAAGAATATTGCTTTTCAAAAGTTGAATAATTTTTATACAGATATTGTCAATTGGGCATATGGAAAATGAGCCAAAAGACATGATTGTGCTTGGTACAATTAAAAGTGGAGCAAAAGACTTTGATAAGATTAGAAGAATTGCAAAATTAGAACCCGAAGAGTTAAACAAAATTTTAGAAAAATTAGAAGAAAGAGGACTAATCAAAGTTGAAGAGAAGAAAGGATGGCTAGGTAAAAAGATCCAGATAAAGACAACCGAGAAAGGAGATAATGAAATTGAACATAGAATTCACGAGTTAGAAGCAAATTGGGGAGAGATGGTTGCCCTATACAAAGCAGGAAACAAAGACAAGTTAAACGATTACATGGATAACAACAGATCAATTTTACCAATGATGATGTTTTTTGGAATTATGGACATCATGATGTTTTCAATGATGTTTAGTATGATTGGTGCACAGATGAATGATTATGTACCAGCTGACCAAATCCCCGAAGGAACAGATACCGGAGGAGAAAGCGACTTTTCTGGTGATGGCGATGGCGGAGGATTTGATTTTGATATTGGTTTTTAAAAAATTACTGCTTTAATGTCTCACGATATCTTTTTACAGATTCTACTATGACTTTTTTTGCAATTTGAGAAGACTCCCATCCAATAATTTCTACTTTTTTCCCCTCTAGATCTTTATACACTTGAAAGAAATGAGCGATCTCGGAACGATAATGATCTTCAATATCATGGATGTCATTAGTATGAAAGTATCGCGGATCACTTGTTGAGACACAGATTATTTTATCATCCATTTGACCTTGGTCCTTCATTTGTAAAAGACCAATAGGTCTTGCTTCAATTAAGATGCCAGGATACGTAGGATTTGTAACTAGAACCATGGCATCCAATGGGTCGTTGTCATCAGATAATGTTTGAGGAACAATTCCATAATCACCAGGATAGTGAAAAGGTGAAAACAAAACACGGTCAAGTTTCATTAGATTATAGGTTTTATCGTATTCGTACTTATTTTGGGAACCCTTTGGAATTTCAATTATCACGTTTATGATATCAGGTATATCTGGGCCAGAATCAATATCATGCCAGAAATTTTTTGTCATGTTAAAACTGGAATGTATTCGTATATGTTTTGTACGATATTTTTAGCCATGAAATAATAAATTCTTCCTCTTATTAACCACGGTTAATTGATATACAATTCTTATGATAATGTTGGATTAGTTAGAGTACTGTCGTTTTTAAAAACACATAACAAAGAATACCTTTCAGGTCAAGACCTTAGCGATGTTCTAAAAATCAGCAGAGTTGCAATTTGGAAACACATCAAGAAAATACAAGAATTAGGATATAAAATTGAATCAAAACAAAAACTAGGATACAAACTAGTAGAAAACACAAAGATGCTTTTGCCATGGGAAGTGACAAACGGCTTGCAGACAAAAAAAATTGGAAAAAGAGTATACTTTTTTGATTCCATTGATTCTACGCAGAATTTTGCGTTAAAAATTTCTGAAGAATCAAAAGAAAACGGTACAGTCGTTATTGCGCATAAACAAACATTGGGAAAAGGAAGAGAGGGAAGAAAATGGATTTCACCCCAAGGTGGCATATGGGTATCAATCATTATCCATCCAAAATTTGATGTAGAAGCACTTACTATTTTGCCATTAGGAGTATCAGTTGCAATTGCTACTGCAATAGAAAAAGAGTTGAATCAGAACCCTAGTCTGAAATGGCCAAATGACGTCATGTTAAATAACAAAAAAGTTGCAGGAATTCTCACAGACGTATCAATGGAATCAAATAAGATCCACAATGTGGTAATTGGTATTGGAATAAATTTTGATGTAGATACAAAAAAAATTGAAAAATCAATCAAAGGTACTCCCAACGCGTATGGAATTACAAGTTTGACAAAATCAAGCAGTCCAATAAAATTTTTCCAAGCACTACTGTATGAATTAGAAGATATTTTTGAAGAACTAAACAAGAAAAATTCAAAAATTATTCTTGATGCATGGAAGAAGAGATCTGCGACCATAGGAAAAAATGTTCAAATCAGCGGGAGTAAAAAAATCAGCGGTAAAGCCATTAGAATTGATGATGATGGAGCACTAGTAATTAAGAAAGGAAACAAGACCGAAAGGATTGTTGCAGGAGACGCAATCCATTTAAGATAATTATTTTCGTG
It includes:
- a CDS encoding CoA-binding protein — its product is MEQDQHSDEEIRNILSMKNVAVVGMSKNSAKAAHYVPKYLMNNGYNITPINPTAKEILNKKCYPDISAVDEQIDIVDVFRPSEDVLPVVQEAIKKQPKVIWLQEGIHNKEAEDLARKAGITVVFNRCMLAEHQRLS
- a CDS encoding inorganic diphosphatase, which encodes MTKNFWHDIDSGPDIPDIINVIIEIPKGSQNKYEYDKTYNLMKLDRVLFSPFHYPGDYGIVPQTLSDDNDPLDAMVLVTNPTYPGILIEARPIGLLQMKDQGQMDDKIICVSTSDPRYFHTNDIHDIEDHYRSEIAHFFQVYKDLEGKKVEIIGWESSQIAKKVIVESVKRYRETLKQ
- a CDS encoding biotin--[acetyl-CoA-carboxylase] ligase, with the translated sequence MIYNSYDNVGLVRVLSFLKTHNKEYLSGQDLSDVLKISRVAIWKHIKKIQELGYKIESKQKLGYKLVENTKMLLPWEVTNGLQTKKIGKRVYFFDSIDSTQNFALKISEESKENGTVVIAHKQTLGKGREGRKWISPQGGIWVSIIIHPKFDVEALTILPLGVSVAIATAIEKELNQNPSLKWPNDVMLNNKKVAGILTDVSMESNKIHNVVIGIGINFDVDTKKIEKSIKGTPNAYGITSLTKSSSPIKFFQALLYELEDIFEELNKKNSKIILDAWKKRSATIGKNVQISGSKKISGKAIRIDDDGALVIKKGNKTERIVAGDAIHLR